The genomic segment ATCTTTTTGCTTTAAACAAAGTCGGAGTATTATCCGGCATATTATCTGCCGTTTGTTATGCATGGTATTCGATTTCCGGAGAATATGGAATGCGAAAATACGCCCCGCTAACGGTAGTATTCTATTCGCTTTTTTTTGCCGCAATTACCTGGAATATATTGCATCCGCCTTTTAAAGCACTCTTTCATGCCTATTCGCCTTTTCAATGGGGATTAATTATTTATATAGGAATCTTTGGCACCGTTATTCCTTTCAGTCTGTATCTTGAAGGAATAAATTTAATCCGTTCCACTCGTGCCGCCATAACCGGTACACTTGAACCTATCACTGCTGCCGGCATTTCATATCTGTTATTAAATGAAACCCTTGATCTATTGCAGATTGCCGGAGGAATACTGGTATTAGCTTCTATAGTACTGATGCAATTTAAGGTGCAATATGATGACAAGATTCCGGATCTTATCAGGACAAAGAAGAAGTGAATACTATAGAAAGCATAAATTCTCTTTCGAAACGAATTAAAAGGCATGTAACCGGCCGCAAAAAATCTTTTTTCGCCTCAACATCACCCGGCCTTGAAGATGTTTGCCTTAATGAGTTAAACAATAAACTAAATGATGTCTTGTATCAGAATTTATCCGCACAAAAAGACCTTGTTAAAGATAAAGGCGGCATTCATTTTGAAGGTCGCATATCAGACTGTTATATCGCAAATCTTTATCTTCGCACAGCAAGCAGGATTCTTATGCGGATAGAAGAATTTAAAGCTACAAATTTTATGCAGCTTGAAAAGAAACTTTCCCAATTACCATGGGAGCTTTATCTGCCTGCAAGCACAAATTTTCTACCTGAGATAAAAGTATCTGCAAAACAGTCCAGGCTCTATCATAAAGATGCCATATCTCAGGTTTTTACAGACAGCATCAATAAACGTTTAACGCAAAATACTATATTGCTAAAGGATTCTTCATTAGCGCAAAAAGTTTTTGTACGTGCCATAAATGACAGGTTTGAAATATCAATAGACAGCTCAGGAGAACTTCTTTACAGACGAGGGATAAAAACCCATTCGGCAAAAGCTCCTTTACGGGAAACAATTGCCGCTGCAATTTTAAATTTGTGCGGATATAATGGAAACGAGCCCCTGATAGACCCCATGTGCGGCTCCGGCACTTTTTCAATTGAAGCAGCCATGATAGCTCAAAACATTCCTGCAGGTTACTTCCGAAATTTTGCTTTCATGGAGTGGCCATGCTTTACTCCTAAAAGCTGGGCATATATAAAACGAGTGGCAGAATCGAAGATCAATAATATTTCTACCCCTTCTATCTTTGCATCGGATATAAATTCAGAAGCCTGCAATTTATTGTCTTCCTGTATAAAACAGTATGACTTTCTTAAAATGGTTGAGGTTGTCAAAAATGATTTTTTTGATCTTTCTTCTTCTGCTTTCAAAGGACATACAGGTCTTATAGTTATTAACCCACCCTTTGGGCAAAGATTGGGAAGTCAAGCGGAAAGCAAAAAACTCTTTCAAAGCATATGTAAAAAACTTAAAAAAGATTATACAGGCTGGAAAGCCGGAATCATAGCTCCAGACATTGATCTTTTGAAAAGTCTTCCCTTTACGCTGAAATCTCAAACCCTATATCATGGCGGCCTTAAAATATACTTGCTTTATGGAAGAATAGTATAAAGAGATGTATACGCATAACATCCTGAATTTCACGCATTAGCTTGTATTGTTTTATGTTGACACGCTAATAAGAAAATGGTCTTATTTTATATCCAATTCAAATTATTTTAACTGATAAATACTTTTATTGAGTTTTGAAGATAATTGTTTGCCGATTTTATTTTATACTAAGACTTATATTGACAGTGCTAATCTATCTCATAACCGGAATAAATTAAGCAAAATGCTTTTGGAAGCTACGTGCAACTACGATTATTACAAATAACCTTACCCCATGAGGTTAACTGGGATATCTCGGGCCTTATCTCGGCTAATGATGTTGTTGCCTCCTGGTATGACAACAGCCCTCATAGTCACCTCGTACTCCACCTTATTGTCCCTGCAGACCAAACCGAACCGATTATGGAAGAAATTGAAAAAAGGTACGGCTCAAATCCTGACTTTCGAGGAATCATTATACCAATAGAAGGAATATGGCCGCGCATCGAACCCGATGCTCCTCCAGCCGTCAGTACATTCCAGCCAAAACGCAACTTATTAGGTCAAAGGGTAAGTCGCGAAGAACTATATGCAAATGCCATTGATAGCTGTGATATCACAGCCGGTTTTTTGCTTTTGGTTGCTTTGTCATCCGTGGTTGCAGCAGTTGGACTCACTCGAGATAACTTAGCCGTAATCATAGGTGCAATGCTAATCGCCCCGCTTTTTGGTCCTAACATGTCTTTGGCTGTTGGGACAACCTTCGGTGATCTGAAACTTGTCGGAAAGGCTCTTCAAGCGTCATTAGCCGGTATTGTTTTAGCTACCATAGTATCAGCTATTATTGGTATTGTAACAACAGTCGATCCGGGCATTAATGCAATTGCAGAACGCACAGTAGTGGGTTTTTCCGATATTACTATTGCATTAGCAGCCGGATGTGCCGGTTCACTTGCCTTTACATCAGGTTATTCAAGAGCAGTCATTGGAGTAATGGTTTCCGTGGCACTGTTGCCTCCGCTTGCAACTTTTGGACTTCTTCTCGGCTCCGGTTATTGGTCACTTGCTGCTAATGCATTACTGCTCACAGCAACAAATATAATTTGCATCAACCTTGCCGGTGTTGTTACCTTTCTTTTGCAGGGTGTTAGGCCTACTAACTGGAGAGAGGCAGAAAAGGCCAAACGTGCTATATGGATAGCATCGTTATCATGGATCACGCTGCTGATTGTTTTAGTAGTTATCTTGTCCAGCAGATAATATTATCTGCAATGAAAAATGGGTTCAAGTCTATATATTTTACTAATTCAGGAAATATAATAAAGTTAAATATACTCTTTTGTATCCACTGTTTTTTTACAAATCGTTATCCTTATTAAATTTAATTCTGATATCAGGAGCTTCAACCAGATGAAATGTGGCAGATGCGAATTTGATTTCTCCATTTGTTTTCTCAACTGCATTTAAAATCTTTGTAAAGAGTTCTGTTTTTGTTGCTCTTCTTTTTTTATAATTAACAACATATCTTATAGTGTATTCTACCCAATTATCATTTGCAATTATTGAAACCATGGGTTCTTTTTGTGCATTTTCAAGAAGATACTTGCGTTGTAACGTATTCCACTTTTCCTGTGAATTTTCAGCAAGGCCACCTGCAATTTCATTTGCAACCTGGTAAAATAAATTTTTAGCTTTATCATAATTACTTCCATACTGAATTGGTATTTTTATTTCATCCCATAAGAATGGAAAATCCCCTGAATAATTAAAAACCGGTTCTTTAAAAACAAAGCTATTTGCAATTAATACAATTCTACCATTATACAAATCGCCATCCACCCATTGCCCAATCTCCATAACTGTAGTACGCAAAACACCAATATCCATTACATCGCCCTTAATTCCTCCCAATTGAACACGGTCACCTGTTTTATAAAAGCCACCAAAAAGTATCGCTAGCCATCCAGCAAATGAAGCTATTACTTCTTGAAGAGCAAAAGCAATCCCGGCGCCTGCCACACCCAAGGCAATTGTTAATCCGCCTAATTTATTGCTATACACGATTGTGATTAAAATAATTGTAAAAATAAATCCAACAATATTCGAAAACTTCCTGGTCTTATAGTGATTATTGCTATCCAGTATCTTTGAAATAACTTTGCGTTGAACAACTTTAATCAGCGACCAGATTATTATTATGCCAATAATAATCGTAGAAATTTTCCCCATTGTAGGATTAAATAATATTTTCTTTAAAAGTTCTTCCATCTTGTAATATCTCACAGATGTAAGTTGTTAGCGTCTGCTTAACGAGCAGCCACTGGGGAACAGTATCGAATTTCAAAGACCTTGTTGTCTCATCCCGATGATTCGAATTTATCTTGGCATGGTTCAAATACGCTGCAAAGCCTGTATAGCGTTACTTTAAACCTCTATTATATCTTTAAAATCTTTATATATATAATAATTTCTTAACAATGTTTTTGCAACTATAATCTGGTTTTTTGTCAATTCATGAATAATACTCAATATATTTTCAGATTTAAAAACCTCTGATTTAAAAACCTCTTTCAAATTCACACTCAATCTGTTATTATTATTCAAACAATACTTCACTTAATACTAACAACAAACCTATTAAGGAGGAATAAAATGCCAAAGATAATTTTTACAATACTTCTATCGATTTTATTTATTATCGGTTGCGGAGAAAAAGCTGAAGAAAAGATGATTGAAAAACAAATTAAAAAGGCAACCGGATCAGATGCAAATGTTGAAATTTCGGATAATAAAATCAATATTGTTTCAAGTACAGGAGAAGGTAAGTTTAGCATGTCTATGGGTGAGTCGGTTGAGATTCCAAACGATTTTCCAACAGACATCTTTATCTACAAGCCTTCAGAAACAGTCGCAGCCATCAAAATGCCGGAAGGTTTCTCTATTTCCCTAAAAACCGGAAACGATATAAAAAAGGTTGCCGCATCCTATCAGAAAAAGATGAAGTCTGAAGGCTGGTCTGAAAAAGCAACATTGAATTTTAGCGGCCAACAAGTTTTAGTATATGAGAAAGAAAACCGTAATGCAAATATCGCAATTGCTTCCACGGAGGGTGAAACAAATATTACTCTTACTATCGTTAAAAACTAGATCTGAAGAATTTTATCATCAACATGAAAATTTATTCGAAAAATTACGGGGGTATGATTGACAAATGAAAATACTTCTCATGGATGATGAAAAAATTATTATAGACGTTGTTACAGCTATGCTTAATAAGATCGGCCATGATGTTGTTTTAGCTCAAAACGGGGAAGAAGCAATTCATTTGTTTAGCATAGCATTTGATTCAGCAACACCGATTGATTTAATGATAATGGATTTAACAATTCCTGCAGGCATGGGGGGCAAAGATGCTGTATATGAAATATTGAAAATAGATCCAAATGCTAAAGTAATTGTATCAAGCGGATACTCTCACGATCCAGCAATTATTAACTTCAGAGATTATGGTTTTTCAGCGGCTATTATAAAACCTTTTAAGCTAAAAACACTTATAAAAATTATTAATCAACTTACTGATTAATAGCATCGCTCTTAGATGTAGAATGTAATAATCCCGTATATCCTTTTGATGAAATATTTTTTTTCAAACCAAACAAAGTGAAATTTAGGAGGAATTGTTGTTTTGAAAAGGCAGATATCGGCAATCATTTTATTTATTTTCTTAATAACTGCTTTTCCCCTAACATCCTTTGCGAATAAAGCTTTACAACCTTTGCCGCTCAATGCACATATTGCAGATAAATATCATGACGATCTTAACGGACTTTTAAAAAAACGCTATATTCGAGTTCTGACCACACTAAATCAAACAAATTTTTTCATGTCCAAAGGAAAAATATTCGGATACGAATATGCACTGATCAAAGGATATGAAAAATATCTTAACAAAAAATTTAAAAAAAAAGGATTGCAAATAGTAATAGAATGTATTCCGGTTACCAGAGACCAACTGGTTCCACGTCTTGTTGAAGGATACGGAGATATTGCTGCGGCTGGATTAACCATAACACCTGAAAGAAAAAATAATGTTGTTTTTACTACCCCCTATCTATCAGGTATAGATGAAGTTGTTGTCACCCACAATGGCGGCTTTAGCCCTGTAAAAACTTCTGACCTTGCAGGCCAAAAGGTGCTGGTACGCAAAAGCAGCAGCTATTATCAAAGCCTTCTGCTTCTTAATGAAAAACTCATAAAACAGGGGGAAAAACCCGTTCGGATAATTGCGGCTGATGAAGATCTTGAAACTGAAAACATCCTGGAAATGGTTAACTCCGGAGCTGTGGAAACAACGGTAGCCGATAGTCACATCGCCTCGATCTGGTCCGATATTTTACAAAACATTGACATCCATAAGTCTGTAAAGCTGCGAACCGGTTCGAAAATAGCCTGGATGGTCAGAAAGGAAAATGACCAGTTGCTTGCCAGCCTTAACAATTATTTAAAAAACTATAAAAAAGGGACCTTGCTGGGGAACATATATTTCAAACGCTATTATGCCAATAATAAATGGCTGAAGAATCCCTCAAACCCGGCTGATCTCAAACAACTAAAGCGATATGAGGCTTTAATCAAAAAATATGCTTCGCGCTATGGTTATGACTGGAAACTAATTATGGCTATCGCCTATCAGGAATCAGGTCTTGACCACAAAAAAAAGAGTTCAGCCGGCGCTGTGGGTCTCATGCAGATACTTCCGAAAACGGTCAAAGATAAGCGAATAAATATTAAAAATATTAACAAACTGGAAAATAATATTCATGCGGGTGTAAAATACTTATCTATACTTCAAAAACGCTATTCCACCAACAAATCAATTCACCCCAGAGATAAAATCCGTTTTGCCTTAGCTTCATACAATGCCGGGCCGGCAAAAATTAGAAAAGCAAGACAAATGGCAAAAAAGATGGGGCTTAATCCCAACCGTTGGTTTCGAAACGTTGAAGTAGCAACACTACGGTTGGTAGGGCAAGAAACCGTCCGTTATGTCAGCAATATCAACAAATACTACAACCTGTATCATATCCTTCTTGATGAGGATCAGTAATGGTGCAATAGTAAAAAATTCTACGACTCGCTTACGCATTCATAAAAAAACCACCCCGCCAGCAAGGCTGACGGGGTATCAAAAAAAATCGTTTTGTTTTTTGCTAAGCAAATTTTCCGGAAATTAAAACTCAAGGGGTTACATATTTACTATTTAACTATAATTTTACCGGAAGCCAGCGGAGCTACCATGTTTTGTGTATATATATCATACTTATAAGTACCAGGCTCCATAAATCTTAAACTGGTTGTTTCTCCTTGTGCCAAAAAATCAGTGACAAAACAACCCATATTGGGAGTTAATCTAAAGCCAACCGGAGACTTGGTTGACACAGCACATACTTTACCTTCTTTAAAGCTTGTACTGATTTCAGCTCCTCGTACCCAATTAACCCAGACCACACATGATCCAACTGGAACCTCCAGATATTGAGGGGCTATTGTTATTATTTTTTCCCCTGCCGCGGTTTGTTCGCTAGAAATATTTCCTTTCAAAGATACAATAAAACAATTCTCATCTCCTTTATCTCCTGCATTAACCGCAACAGGATTTACAACAAATGACGCGATGAACAATAACATAACAACAAAACTAGCAACTAAAAATTTACCTTTTTTCATGATGTTCCTCCTTGTTTAATTATATGTTAATAATGATCCACTACATTCATTTATTATAAAATATAGTTTAGATTGCAAATTAATAATGTCAAGGTAAATATCATAAAACAGTAATGAACTACCAAACAGCAGAGCTGAGGTGGCATCAAACAAGTTTCACTTTTATTTTATGAAGCAAAGCTTCGGTAAATTAAACCTCAAGCGATTAAAGATTTACTTGCTATTTAACGATAATTTTACCTGATGCCAGTGGAGCTGTCCTGTTTTGTGTATATATATCATATTTATAAGTACCGGGTTCCATAAATCTTAGACTGGATGTTTCTCCTTGCACCAAAAAATTAGTAACATAGCAACCTAAACCGGGAGTTAGCCTAAAGCTCATAGAAGACTTGGTTTTATCAGCACATACTTTTCCATCTTGAAAGCTTGTACTGATTTCAGCTCCTCGTATCCAATTAACCCAGACCACACATGATCCTGCCGAGACAGTTAAATCTTGAGGACTTATTTTTACTATCGGATACATATCCTTAGAACTCTGTTGAGAAATATTTCCTCTCAGGCTTCCTCTCAAGCTTACAACATAGCATTCGTCATTATCTTTTTCTGCTGCATTAATTGTTACCGGATTTACAATAATAAATGACATGATGAACAATAACATAACAACACTGGCAACTAAAAACTTAACATTTTTCATCATTTTCCTCCATATATACATTTATATCAATTTCAACTACACTCTATAAACCCTTTCTTAAACCATTAATAAAATCCGATTCATTATCAGGGATACTCGATCCCTGATAAATTGTACGTCCCTCTCCATTAATACCAATTATATATGGCAAGCCTTTTACTCCAAATGTTTTGCTTGCAACTGTTCCCTCCAAATCCAGAAGTATCGTATAATTTATGTTTTGTGATTTTTTAAATCGTTGCACAACTTCTGCGGGTTGACCATAGTTAATCCCTAAAACAACAATATCCTGCGCTTGCGCCTTTTCGGCAAATTTTTTGACTACAGGTACTTCTTCCATACAGTAAACACACCATGTTGCAAAAAAAACAATCACAACCCCTTTTTTGCCTTTTAACCGGCTCAAAGTAATTTCATCTCCTTTAAGTGAATTAAGGCTAAAGTCAGGAGTCAGTTTTTCTAAGGATATTTCATTAATATTCTGTAGCGGTTTCACTTTAATAGTTTCAGTGGTGGTTGTTATTTTTTCGGTTGAATTATCAATATGTGTATCTATAGGTACTGGAAATTCTGCTTTTGAAAAAAAATTGATAAGATTCGGAAAATCCGTATTTTGGCCAATGAATACCAGAAACAGGCTTGCTGAAATAATAATTATAAAAGCAAAACCTTTTTTTATAGTTTCCATCCAGCGACCTGCTTTGGGCAGTTTTGAAATGAACCCGGTCATTACTCCTGCCAGAATAATTATGGTTCCCTGACCAAATCCAAACAAAAAAAGTTGAACTCCACTTTTTAAAACATGAACAGCATAATCCACACCCTGAGCTTTTTTAAGCGTAATTGCGATTGCTCCCAAAGCAACAGCCAGGATAGGCCCGGTGCAGGGTCCAATAATCAAACCACTAATGCAACCTACTACAAAAGCACCCAATAAACCCTTAAGATTGGCCGATTTAAACTGTAGTCTTGAAATAAATTGGGGATTAGGAATATTAACCACATCCAACATAAAAAGGCTCATCATTATAAAAAAAATTGCGATTGAATACATAAGCAATCCGTTTCCCATTATTGAACCGTATGTACCTCCTACCGCCGAAATTGTAATACCAAATATAGAATAAACAAAACCCAAACCTGTTACCATGGAAAGGCTGAGAATAAAAGCACGCATTCGGTTATCGCTTGCCTGGTTGCCAATATATCCAACGGTTAAGGGAAGCGCAGGATAAACACATGGAGTAAAAGAGGATAGAATACCACCTCCAAACATCAGGAAGTAAATCATTATACTATCCTGACGAAAAGCTTCTTGTATGAAATTATGCATATACTCTAACATTATATATTACCGGAGTTATTTTTTGATATTTCAGGTTTATAATAATATATTTATTGCTTATTTACTTCTTCAAGAGCCCTTGCAAGATCTTCTAAAAACGGCCGCTTGTTTATATCATGAATGTCTATATATGTTATAATTCCTTTTTTGTTGATTACAAACAAGGCTCTTTCGCTTACACCCTCTGATCGAAGTACACCATATTTGGAAGCTACCGCTCCATGAGGATAAAAATCAGAAAGTACAGGAAACCATATTTTTTCATTCGGATTAGTCATCTGGTTAGTCCAGGAATATAGTGTTGGGATATTGTCTACTGTTATACCAAGCAAGATGGCATTATTTTTTTCAAAAAGCTCTTTTGATATGTTATAACCCGGCCACTGATCAGAGCAAACCGGTGTCCATGCCGCAGGCACAAATGATATAACAACATTATATTTTCCTGCATACTGGCTAAGAGTTATTTTTTCACCTGATACTGATGGGAGAGTAAAATCGGGGGCATGATCTCCGACTTTCAAATTTGTGACAGAATCTGTTGGTTTGAGTTTTCCCACCGGATAAATAGAGCTTGAGTATTTTTCCGGTTGCCCATATGCTATAGTTATTCCCGTTACAACCATAAAAATAATGATACAAAATATATATCTGTATTTATTTATTTGTTTGCTCATGTTTTTCTCCTGATTCTATTCCTGACAATTTTATGATTTCATTCAGGAATTGCTGACTATCCTTAAAACCTCCTTCACTTAAATAAAATTGCTCGACAGAGCCATTTCCATTTAATTTAATACCTATAAAGGTAGGGGTGGCTTTTGCGCGTAACAAGTTAAATATTTCCACGCCTTGATCAGGAAACAGCGGAAAAGGTACTTCATATTTCTTTTTGAAAGAACCTATCTCATAATTACTATTGCCTGCACCTATACCGATTATTTTTATTCTTCCCTTTAAGCCATCCTGTTTTTCTATTATATGATAAAGTTCGTTTACCTTAGATGCCGACCGCTGGCAATGCGGACAATAAAAACTGAATAATTCTATAATCAAAACCTTGGTTTTAATTTGTCCAATATTGAAATCAGTGTCGTCAGAAAGACCCAAATATTTTTTTTCTGCTTCACTTACAGGTGCAGGAAGCTGGAATTCAGGGAAGCTATTACTGTTAAGATGAGAGTTCTCGGGATCGGAAACAGGTTCTGTTCCTTTCGCCAATTGCGCATTATATCCAAAAAACAAACCCAATAATAAACACAGGGCAATATATTTCCATGTTTTATGTATTTTCATAAGTTCTCCCTTTATACATTTAAACATAAATTGTTATTGTTTAAAAACAAATACAGATAAATGAATACAGACAACTCTACGATTTAAAAGATTCAGAGTAGATTATGAATAATTTAATCTAAAATTTATGATCAGGAACTGGGCATATATTTTTGCCGCAAAGCAGCAATTATAACCAAGTGAATAAGCAGTTATTTATATTGTAAGAATTAAATAAAAATTTACAAGTTCTTTTATTAGCGAACTTGTTTTATTACAATAATGATAGTTCAATTCTTCCAAAGGCTATAGCTATACCCCATAAAAATAAAAGAGCCAATATTGAAGACAAAACCATAAGCTTGCAGGCTTTTTTGATATGAATCCATTGAGCTTCTCCAAAGTCTACACCTATATATGGTTTTGATATGAGTTGCCCTCCGTAGTAATTAGGCCCTCCAAGTTTTACCAAAAGAGCACCGGCAAATGCCGCTTCAGAACATCCCGAATTAGGGCTTGAATGATTAGAACCTTCTTTTACGGCTGTTTTAAAAGAAGAAATACCTTTTCCGCAAAGCATTTGAGCTGCACAGGAAATTATAAAAATTGAGATACGAGCCGGTATATAATTTGCCACATCATCGATTTTCGCCGATGCTTTCCCAAAATCAATATACTTTTCATTTTTATATCCTACCATAGAATCAAGCGTGTTGATCATTTTATAAGAAATTGCAAAAGGCGCTCCTCCAATGGCTGCAAAAAATAACGGAGATATAACACCATCTACAAGATTTTCCGCAACCGTTTCAACTGCCGCCCTTACTACCCCTTCTTCGGAAATATTTTTGGTATCTCTCCCCACTATCATTGAAAGTTTTATTCTTGCTTCTTTGAGACCTGATTTCCGGAAAGCATGCATTACATCTAATGCCGCATCTTTAAGGGAGCGAACCGAAATGCAGTAATATACAAGAATAATTTCTACAATAATTCCAAAAACAGGATGAATCAGGTATGATATATAAACCATAAAAAAAGTGAGCGAAAACGATGCAAAAATTAAAAAAAGGCAAAACAGCAAACCGCTTGTAAAAAGCTTTACAGGAAATTTTCTAAATACAGGTTCAAAAAACGAAATGGCTTTGCCAATTACTCTTATTGGATGTGGAAAAGAGGGCGGATCTCCCAATATAAGATCTAAAACAAAAGCGCTGGGAAGAATATACCATAAAGGGATAAATTCCATTATCAGTTTATTTCCCACCCAAATTTGAAATCATATCTACCAGCTTTTTTGCTATCAAACGATTTAAAAATGGAGTTTTCATGGAAACCCGTAGGTTTTGATCGGACAGGCCCTGAAAATTTGAACAGTTTCTTATAAGTATTTTTTCAGATGACAGGCGCTCGCATATATCTTTAGCAGATAAATTTTTACCCAGCTTAAATAAAATAAAAGACGTTGAACTCGGAAAAATTTTTACCTCAGAAATTTTCTCAAATTGTTTTACAAATCGAATACGTTCTTTCTCAAGAAAATCTACTGTTTTTTCTATAAAATCCTGAGCATTATTTTCAGGACTCATTAAATAATACACAGCAGCCTGGGCAATGCTGTTTACATTCCACGGAAGCACATAGGGTAAAAATTTATTTATATTTTCTTTTGAAGCAATCAAAAACCCTATTCTCAAGCCCGGTATCTTAAATATTTTGGACATTGAATTTAGCACAATTAAATTTTTAAAGTCTGAATTTAGAATACTCTTTTCTTTGCCGCCTCTCGCAAAAGGCATGTAAGATTCATCTACAATAAAATTTTTCTTGGGAAATGATCTGATAAGAGATTCAAGATCAAGCCGATTAATCAACACTCCGGTAGGATTATTTGGATTGCATATAAAAATCGTATCAAAATTTACTATCGTTTTTTTTAACAGGTCTAAATCAGGATAATAATATAAAGATTCATCCAAAATGAAATATTCGTATTCAACTTTGTTCATTATACACGAATCTTCATAATCGGAATATGTTGGACCGATAATAAGGGCTTTTTTAGAACAAAGAGCTTTTGGAATGTTATAGATAAACTGTGTAGTACCGTTTCCTGCAAGAACCCTATCTTTACTTATATTATAGTATTTTGAAAATGCCAGGATCGCCTCGTTTGAATCAACTTCCGGAAGGGAGGTTATGGAGTTGATATTCTTTTTTAAAAACGAAACCAATCCGGCAGGCGGCCCCAAAGGATTAACATTGCTGCTCATGTCAATAATTTCAGAAGGATTACAGTTAAGCTGTGCTGCAAGTTTATAAATATTTCCACCGTGACCTGTTATCATAAATAGCCCTCAGCAGCCACAATGAGAAAAAGGCATGACTCTGTAATTTCTACCATAGCACCAAGCATATCCCCTGTTATGCATCCCATTCGACGTTTATAGTAATACAAAATAACTCCTGTTATGATTATAAATCCGTAAAGCAATATTACACCTTTTACTCCGAGAAAATAACTGAAAACTATAGGAATGATCAAAGTTATAAAATAATATGGTTTAACAGATTCTTTGAAAAAGTCAAAAGCGGTTCCTCCGTCCGGTCTTCCATAAGGTAGAAATTTCATACCGAAAATCATTGTAGATCTTGAATAAATGGGAACAAGGACAAGGATAAAATTACGGCTTTCGTTAAGAGATGCGATTGCGCCACATTTAACAGCCAGAGCGAATATGATTGTAACAAGCCCCATAGCGCCCATTCTGCTGTCTTTCATAATTAAAAGTGCTTTCTCTTTGGGCCTGTGGCCTAAAAGGCCGTCTGCCATATCTCCAAGGCCATCAATATGCAAAGCTCCTGTTAAAATGGCAAGAAGCATTACATCAAGAATGGAAA from the Pseudomonadota bacterium genome contains:
- a CDS encoding mechanosensitive ion channel family protein, with amino-acid sequence MEELLKKILFNPTMGKISTIIIGIIIIWSLIKVVQRKVISKILDSNNHYKTRKFSNIVGFIFTIILITIVYSNKLGGLTIALGVAGAGIAFALQEVIASFAGWLAILFGGFYKTGDRVQLGGIKGDVMDIGVLRTTVMEIGQWVDGDLYNGRIVLIANSFVFKEPVFNYSGDFPFLWDEIKIPIQYGSNYDKAKNLFYQVANEIAGGLAENSQEKWNTLQRKYLLENAQKEPMVSIIANDNWVEYTIRYVVNYKKRRATKTELFTKILNAVEKTNGEIKFASATFHLVEAPDIRIKFNKDNDL
- a CDS encoding TIGR00341 family protein yields the protein MQLRLLQITLPHEVNWDISGLISANDVVASWYDNSPHSHLVLHLIVPADQTEPIMEEIEKRYGSNPDFRGIIIPIEGIWPRIEPDAPPAVSTFQPKRNLLGQRVSREELYANAIDSCDITAGFLLLVALSSVVAAVGLTRDNLAVIIGAMLIAPLFGPNMSLAVGTTFGDLKLVGKALQASLAGIVLATIVSAIIGIVTTVDPGINAIAERTVVGFSDITIALAAGCAGSLAFTSGYSRAVIGVMVSVALLPPLATFGLLLGSGYWSLAANALLLTATNIICINLAGVVTFLLQGVRPTNWREAEKAKRAIWIASLSWITLLIVLVVILSSR
- a CDS encoding DMT family transporter; translated protein: MKKTIPNKISTHGYYYVVIAAILWAISGSSSKYLFNSGISPFQLVQLRITISAGFLFIVLFIWRRNLLRIASKDLFYFLFLGAAAMALVQFTYLYTISKINVAAAILLQYLAPAFITLYLVIFEKEKLHKATVIAVFGAILGCYFVVGAYNLNLFALNKVGVLSGILSAVCYAWYSISGEYGMRKYAPLTVVFYSLFFAAITWNILHPPFKALFHAYSPFQWGLIIYIGIFGTVIPFSLYLEGINLIRSTRAAITGTLEPITAAGISYLLLNETLDLLQIAGGILVLASIVLMQFKVQYDDKIPDLIRTKKK
- a CDS encoding response regulator gives rise to the protein MKILLMDDEKIIIDVVTAMLNKIGHDVVLAQNGEEAIHLFSIAFDSATPIDLMIMDLTIPAGMGGKDAVYEILKIDPNAKVIVSSGYSHDPAIINFRDYGFSAAIIKPFKLKTLIKIINQLTD
- a CDS encoding redoxin domain-containing protein, with the protein product MIYFLMFGGGILSSFTPCVYPALPLTVGYIGNQASDNRMRAFILSLSMVTGLGFVYSIFGITISAVGGTYGSIMGNGLLMYSIAIFFIMMSLFMLDVVNIPNPQFISRLQFKSANLKGLLGAFVVGCISGLIIGPCTGPILAVALGAIAITLKKAQGVDYAVHVLKSGVQLFLFGFGQGTIIILAGVMTGFISKLPKAGRWMETIKKGFAFIIIISASLFLVFIGQNTDFPNLINFFSKAEFPVPIDTHIDNSTEKITTTTETIKVKPLQNINEISLEKLTPDFSLNSLKGDEITLSRLKGKKGVVIVFFATWCVYCMEEVPVVKKFAEKAQAQDIVVLGINYGQPAEVVQRFKKSQNINYTILLDLEGTVASKTFGVKGLPYIIGINGEGRTIYQGSSIPDNESDFINGLRKGL
- a CDS encoding transglycosylase SLT domain-containing protein, encoding MVVLKRQISAIILFIFLITAFPLTSFANKALQPLPLNAHIADKYHDDLNGLLKKRYIRVLTTLNQTNFFMSKGKIFGYEYALIKGYEKYLNKKFKKKGLQIVIECIPVTRDQLVPRLVEGYGDIAAAGLTITPERKNNVVFTTPYLSGIDEVVVTHNGGFSPVKTSDLAGQKVLVRKSSSYYQSLLLLNEKLIKQGEKPVRIIAADEDLETENILEMVNSGAVETTVADSHIASIWSDILQNIDIHKSVKLRTGSKIAWMVRKENDQLLASLNNYLKNYKKGTLLGNIYFKRYYANNKWLKNPSNPADLKQLKRYEALIKKYASRYGYDWKLIMAIAYQESGLDHKKKSSAGAVGLMQILPKTVKDKRINIKNINKLENNIHAGVKYLSILQKRYSTNKSIHPRDKIRFALASYNAGPAKIRKARQMAKKMGLNPNRWFRNVEVATLRLVGQETVRYVSNINKYYNLYHILLDEDQ